The DNA sequence AGGATTTCAACCAATTCGAAACCATTCATAGGCTGCATCTGCACATCAACTAAAGCAATATCCGGAAAATCTGCACCTGACAGTTTTTCAAGATTATCAATAAAATCACGACCGTCACTGGCAGTGAGACATACTGATATATTTTTTTCATTCGACAACAACAGCTTTACTCCTTCCAGAATTAGTTGTTCATCATCGATTAAGGCTATTTTAATTTGAGGGTTCATTGTGATAAGGAATTTTAATAATTAAACGGCTTCTCTTCTGCAATACATTTTTCCATTTATGAACTGCATTCATAGATTTTATTCTGGATTCTATATTACTGATCCCCATTCCTTTCTTTACAGATTCGTAATCGAAACCCTGACCATTGTCTGTAATGACAACGATCATGTCATCCGGATAATCTTTGATGTAGATCCAGATTTCCGTAGCTGAGGAATGTTTGATCACATTGGTCGTAAATTCCTGAATGATCCTATACAGCTGAACTTCAATAAAAATACTTTTTTTCCGATACCCAGGAGCTACATGCAATGAAATATTGATCTTGTGTGAAAGGTTAACGATCAGTTCTTCTATATATAGTACCAGACCTACAGATTCCAGATTCACAGGATACAATGAATGCGAAATAGTTCTGGCAGAATCTATTAACGCCGACATCTGATTGTGTATATTTCTTTTGATCAGTTCATCCCCTTTGGTATCAAGATTATTCAGCCACAGAGAAAGAATATTGAGTCGATTACCGATATCGTCATGAATCATCACCGCAATACGTTTACGCTCTTCTTCCTGAGCCTTGATATTTTCTAACACCAGACTTTTCTGATGAAGAACCTCAGCTTCATGCTGAGCATTTTTTTCCTTAATAATCCGGTCTACAAAAGTTTTATATGCCAATAAAATAAATAATACGATAACTGCTATGGTAACAATTATCAGTATTAGAAAATCAATATGTAGTGTTACTTCTTTAATTTGATAAATGTATATATAAATGAGCCATATAAAATACTCGACAGGATATTATTCGTTCCCAAAATCGCATAATAATCGTCCTCTGATAAAGTAGCAATCTGGTGCTGAATAATAAAAATAAATACAGAAACAGAATAATAAAAAAAGATACAGGCATCTACTAAAGTAAATCGGTTGATACTTTTACCATTTTTAATCTGCTGCAACAAAGTATACCCTGCAAAGCAAATAATAATGATATTGGAAGTCACTTTCACAATATCACTATTAAAATAAGTACTAAAGATCTGATTAAAAATCAAAAATCCAACAGATAACATGAATACTACAATCCATAGATATTTTGATCCATTCAGTTTTTTAATAAATAAACTTGTCAGTAAAAAAAATTCACCAGCTATATAGATAGGATACAGAAATGAAGTATCCTTATATCCAAGAATGGTGGTCAAAAAATTCGTAGAAGCTTCTATTAATAACAAAAAACCGATATAAAATACATATAATTTTTCGTCTTTTCTTAGCGCAGGGTACTTAAAAACCCCAAAAATAAAAGAGATAAGAAGCAGAACATTCGTGATCCCCCATGTAGTGATAAAATAGCTGTGCATGATTATTTTATAATTGACAGATAGGAGGACATGGTCTTGACCAATCGTACGTATTGGAGATCACCTCCATACTTCCTGTATTTTGTAAGTCCTGATAAAAAGAAATGAAAATCAATGTTACCAATGTTCTCTGATAGATCTCAGAAAATTTGATTCCAAATGAACATACGATATAAGAAAGTCCCTCTTTTGATGGATTCAGGTCTTCAGCAGGTACATAAAATCTTTTAAAAATTCTTGTTCCTTTAAATTCATCACATTCTCTATAAAACCAGGTTGATGATTCATCACGCCACAGTTCTATAGCAGCAACAGCTTTATCCTGTTCCATTACCGGCATATTGGCTACCGGAAAATACATATCTGCTGTTTTATCTACCTGCTGCAAATCTTTAGAAA is a window from the Chryseobacterium sp. T16E-39 genome containing:
- a CDS encoding sensor histidine kinase → MAYKTFVDRIIKEKNAQHEAEVLHQKSLVLENIKAQEEERKRIAVMIHDDIGNRLNILSLWLNNLDTKGDELIKRNIHNQMSALIDSARTISHSLYPVNLESVGLVLYIEELIVNLSHKINISLHVAPGYRKKSIFIEVQLYRIIQEFTTNVIKHSSATEIWIYIKDYPDDMIVVITDNGQGFDYESVKKGMGISNIESRIKSMNAVHKWKNVLQKRSRLIIKIPYHNEPSN